The following proteins come from a genomic window of Emys orbicularis isolate rEmyOrb1 chromosome 9, rEmyOrb1.hap1, whole genome shotgun sequence:
- the ASB12 gene encoding LOW QUALITY PROTEIN: ankyrin repeat and SOCS box protein 12 (The sequence of the model RefSeq protein was modified relative to this genomic sequence to represent the inferred CDS: inserted 2 bases in 1 codon): MKVILKRQTXKMNLMDITKIFSMLQPRENEDDNGERQDLNQAVSQDDYQTLDELLCQDRYKTFINSRSGWGVPGTPLRLAASKGHLRSLEVLLAHGAEVDSLDVKAQTPLFTAVSNGHLDCVKALLEAGASPSGSIYNNCSPLLTASRDGDVSILQELLDYGAEVNVKARVPEWAANSAACSGPLYLSAVYGHLECFKMLLLYGADPNYNCTDKKMIARIKQPKTVLEICLRHGCGSEFIKLLIDFGANVYLPNIAGDKISPNSEALALLIRERAHPKSLMSQSRLAVRKLKLTNSACAIDQLGIPPVLVNYLKHQS, translated from the exons ATGAAAGTTATACTTAAGAGACAAAC AAAAATGAATCTAATGGATATAACCAAAATCTTCtccatgctccagcccagagaaaaTGAAGACGATAATGGAGAAAGACAAGATCTGAACCAAGCAGTGTCCCAGGATGATTATCAAACTCTTGATGAACTCTTGTGCCAAGACAGATACAAAACATTTATTAACAGCAGAAGTGGTTGGGGGGTACCTGGGACCCCACTTCGCCTAGCAGCTTCAAAGGGCCATCTGAGAAGTTTAGAAGTTCTCTTGGCCCATGGAGCAGAAGTGGACAGCCTAGATGTGAAAGCGCAAACTCCGCTATTCACTGCTGTTAGTAATGGCCACCTAGATTGTGTTAAAGCACTATTGGAGGCAGGGGCCAGTCCTTCCGGCAGCATCTACAATAACTGTTCTCCACTGCTCACGGCCTCTAGAGATGGAGATGTCAGCATTCTGCAAGAACTCTTAGACTATGGGGCAGAAGTCAATGTTAAAGCAAGAGTCCCAGAGTGGGCTGCCAACTCTGCAGCTTGTTCTGGTCCTTTATATCTCTCAGCGGTCTATGGACATCTGGAGTGttttaaaatgctgctgcttTATGGAGCAGATCCCAATTACAACTGCACTGATAAGAAAATGATCGCGCGAATCAAGCAGCCCAAGACTGTGCTTGAAATCTGCCTGAGACATGGTTGTGGGAGTGAATTCATAAAACTGCTCATTGATTTTGGAGCCAATGTGTACTTACCAAACATCGCAGGAGATAAGATCTCGCCGAATAGTGAGGCATTGGCGCTGCTGATCAGAGAAAGAG CTCATCCAAAATCCTTGATGTCTCAGTCGAGGCTGGCTGTCAGGAAACTGAAACTGACCAACAGCGCATGTGCCATAGATCAACTGGGGATCCCACCTGTGCTAGTGAACTACCTCAAACATCAATCTTAA